A region from the Salifodinibacter halophilus genome encodes:
- the rplX gene encoding 50S ribosomal protein L24 codes for MSRIRVGDQVVVVAGRSRGQRGTVSAKRNDGRFIVDGVNIVKKTVRPDPNQGVQGGIEEQEAPIHASNVMIYNPSTKKHDRVGCKTVEDGGTSRRVRYYKSTGEVIDG; via the coding sequence CTGTCGCGAATCCGTGTGGGCGACCAGGTTGTGGTTGTTGCAGGCCGGTCGCGTGGTCAGCGCGGCACTGTCTCGGCGAAACGCAACGATGGACGGTTTATTGTCGACGGTGTGAACATCGTCAAGAAAACGGTGCGCCCCGATCCCAATCAAGGGGTACAGGGCGGTATCGAAGAACAGGAAGCGCCGATCCATGCGTCCAATGTCATGATCTATAACCCGAGTACTAAGAAGCACGATCGGGTGGGATGTAAGACGGTCGAGGATGGTGGCACCAGTCGCCGGGTGCGTTATTACAAGTCGACCGGCGAAGTCATCGACGGTTAG
- the rpmC gene encoding 50S ribosomal protein L29, translating to MDVETLRGKTAQELDSELVALRREQFNLRMQQATGQLTQTHQFKTVRRNIARIKTVKREAAAKE from the coding sequence ATGGATGTCGAGACATTGCGTGGGAAAACAGCGCAGGAGCTGGATTCGGAGTTGGTCGCGCTCAGGCGTGAGCAGTTCAATCTGCGTATGCAGCAGGCTACCGGGCAGCTGACGCAGACGCATCAGTTCAAAACGGTTCGCCGTAACATCGCGCGCATCAAAACAGTGAAGCGCGAAGCTGCAGCTAAGGAATAA
- the rplV gene encoding 50S ribosomal protein L22 — protein sequence METTAKLRFARVSPQKARLVVDEIRGLSAEDALTRLEFSTQKAAGVVRKVVESAVANAEHNDGADIDELRVSVAMVDEGPIMKRMKPRARGQADRIQKRTSHVVIRVADR from the coding sequence ATGGAAACGACAGCAAAACTGCGCTTCGCACGGGTGTCGCCTCAAAAAGCACGCTTGGTCGTTGATGAAATTCGTGGCCTGTCTGCTGAAGACGCGCTGACACGGCTCGAATTCTCGACTCAGAAAGCGGCCGGCGTTGTGCGCAAGGTTGTTGAGTCGGCGGTTGCCAACGCCGAACACAATGACGGTGCGGACATCGATGAGCTGAGAGTTTCGGTCGCCATGGTCGACGAAGGGCCGATCATGAAGCGCATGAAACCTCGGGCGCGCGGCCAGGCAGACCGCATTCAGAAGCGCACAAGTCACGTCGTAATCCGCGTGGCGGACAGGTAA
- the rpsD gene encoding 30S ribosomal protein S4, which translates to MAKYTGPRCKLSRRTGTDLLLTSHGRSIESKCKFETPPGTQGSGRRQRLSDYATQLREKQKLRRMYGLMEKQFHKYYVKSSQRKGATGVLLLQALESRLDNVVYRMGFAATRAEARQLVNHKAVAVNDRLVNVPSYEVQPGDVVAIRNRAKNQNRIVEAMSVAAQLGFGDWLSVDDKKLQGTYTQVPDRDQILQDINENLVVELYSK; encoded by the coding sequence ATGGCGAAATACACCGGCCCCCGCTGTAAACTCTCACGACGCACCGGCACCGATCTGCTGCTGACCAGTCACGGTCGTTCGATCGAGTCCAAGTGCAAGTTCGAAACCCCACCGGGAACCCAAGGCTCTGGCCGTCGGCAGCGGTTGTCGGATTATGCGACTCAGCTGCGCGAGAAGCAAAAGCTCCGTCGTATGTACGGTCTGATGGAAAAGCAGTTCCATAAATACTACGTCAAGTCGTCACAGCGTAAAGGCGCTACCGGCGTTCTGCTTTTGCAGGCGCTCGAATCGCGGCTCGATAACGTGGTCTATCGGATGGGCTTTGCCGCTACACGTGCCGAAGCACGTCAGCTCGTCAATCATAAAGCGGTCGCGGTTAATGACCGGCTGGTCAACGTACCGTCGTATGAAGTGCAGCCGGGTGACGTTGTCGCGATACGTAATCGCGCCAAAAACCAAAACCGCATTGTGGAGGCGATGTCAGTCGCCGCGCAGCTCGGCTTTGGCGATTGGCTGTCGGTCGACGATAAGAAACTCCAGGGTACTTATACGCAGGTGCCCGACCGCGATCAGATTCTTCAGGATATCAACGAGAATCTGGTCGTCGAACTTTATTCCAAGTAA
- the rpsE gene encoding 30S ribosomal protein S5 produces MANRNDQRTETDLLERLITVNRVAKVVQGGRQFRFAGLTVVGDGEGRVGFGYGKAREVPLAISKSMDAARKNMIRATLNEDMSLQHDLVGRHGATKVIMRPASAGTGIIAGGGMRAVFEVAGVNNVLAKCYGSRNPLNIVRATVNGLRSMHDPEYIAAKRGMSVEQIQA; encoded by the coding sequence ATGGCGAATCGTAACGACCAGCGCACCGAAACCGATCTGCTCGAGCGACTAATCACCGTTAACCGCGTGGCTAAGGTCGTGCAGGGTGGTCGGCAGTTCCGCTTTGCTGGACTGACTGTAGTCGGTGACGGCGAAGGCCGGGTTGGCTTCGGCTATGGCAAGGCACGTGAGGTGCCGTTGGCTATATCGAAATCAATGGATGCCGCGCGCAAGAATATGATCCGAGCGACCCTGAACGAGGATATGTCGCTGCAGCACGACCTCGTCGGCCGCCACGGTGCGACTAAAGTAATCATGCGGCCAGCGTCGGCCGGTACCGGCATTATCGCTGGTGGTGGTATGCGCGCCGTATTTGAGGTGGCTGGTGTGAACAACGTGCTGGCTAAATGCTACGGCTCGCGCAACCCACTCAACATCGTGCGCGCAACTGTTAACGGTCTGCGCAGCATGCACGATCCGGAATATATTGCCGCCAAGCGTGGTATGAGCGTGGAGCAGATCCAGGCCTAG
- the rpsN gene encoding 30S ribosomal protein S14, with protein MAKKCMIERDRKRTETVARYAEKRRAIKARIADPNATPEERMAASQQLQKLPRDASPTRKTRRCNLTGRARGTYRKFGLSRNQLRQAAMRGEVPGLTLSSW; from the coding sequence ATGGCTAAGAAATGCATGATCGAGCGCGATCGCAAGCGAACCGAAACGGTCGCGCGCTATGCCGAAAAGCGGCGTGCCATCAAGGCGCGAATCGCCGATCCGAACGCAACACCCGAGGAGCGAATGGCTGCGAGCCAACAACTCCAGAAGTTGCCGCGCGACGCTAGCCCAACGAGGAAGACTCGGCGTTGTAATTTGACCGGTCGTGCTCGGGGCACGTATCGGAAATTTGGGCTGTCACGTAATCAGCTCCGGCAAGCGGCTATGCGCGGCGAAGTGCCGGGCCTGACGCTTTCTTCCTGGTGA
- the rpsC gene encoding 30S ribosomal protein S3 — protein MGHKVHPTGFRLGVTTEWSSRWYAEGTDYRDTLLSDIQIRDFIRQRLANASVSRIQIDRPARSARITIHTARPGIVIGKKGEDIDRLRVEVSERMGVPVHLSVEEIRRPELDAYLVAQNIAQQLERRIMFRRAMKRAVGNSMRLGAGGIRVNVAGRLNGSEIARTEWYREGRVPLHTLRADIDYGLAEAMTMYGVIGVKVWIFKGEVFDTDTATEAVTASETATG, from the coding sequence ATGGGACATAAGGTACATCCAACCGGTTTCCGGCTCGGTGTCACTACCGAGTGGAGCTCGCGCTGGTACGCGGAAGGAACCGACTATCGCGATACGCTTCTAAGCGATATCCAAATCCGCGATTTCATCCGGCAGCGGCTGGCTAATGCATCGGTAAGCCGAATCCAAATCGATCGCCCGGCTCGCTCGGCGCGTATCACGATTCATACGGCACGCCCGGGTATTGTCATCGGCAAAAAGGGTGAGGATATCGACCGCCTGAGGGTTGAGGTATCCGAGCGGATGGGCGTGCCAGTCCATTTGTCGGTGGAAGAAATTCGGCGTCCGGAGCTCGATGCGTATCTCGTAGCGCAGAATATTGCGCAACAACTCGAGCGTCGCATCATGTTTCGGCGCGCGATGAAGCGTGCGGTTGGCAACTCGATGCGTCTTGGCGCTGGTGGTATCCGGGTCAACGTCGCCGGGCGCCTTAACGGTTCCGAAATTGCGCGAACTGAGTGGTATCGCGAAGGGCGAGTGCCGCTGCATACGCTGCGCGCCGATATAGACTATGGCTTGGCTGAAGCCATGACGATGTATGGCGTGATCGGCGTCAAGGTTTGGATCTTCAAGGGCGAAGTCTTTGATACCGACACGGCGACGGAAGCTGTGACGGCTAGCGAGACAGCAACGGGGTAA
- the rpmD gene encoding 50S ribosomal protein L30, translating into MADTLKITLNRGLSGQTKNRRACVRGLGLKRRQHQVVVADTPENRGMINKVADMISVERA; encoded by the coding sequence ATGGCGGATACACTGAAAATAACCTTGAACCGTGGTCTGTCTGGCCAGACCAAGAATCGTCGCGCCTGCGTACGTGGGCTTGGATTGAAGCGGCGTCAACATCAAGTCGTGGTGGCGGATACGCCGGAGAACCGCGGGATGATTAATAAGGTCGCCGATATGATCTCGGTGGAGCGAGCTTAA
- the rplR gene encoding 50S ribosomal protein L18, whose translation MQTKTVQRKRRARRARGWIERQGATRLSVHRTPRHIYAQITQPDGSRTLASASTVESVVANECQQTGNVAAAEIVGRTIAERAQAIGVDTVAFDRSGFAYHGRVRALADAARDGGLKF comes from the coding sequence ATGCAGACCAAAACAGTACAACGGAAGCGGCGCGCCCGACGTGCCCGAGGGTGGATCGAGCGCCAAGGCGCGACGCGCCTATCGGTGCACCGAACGCCGCGGCATATTTATGCCCAGATCACTCAACCCGACGGCTCGCGGACTTTGGCTTCAGCGTCGACGGTGGAATCGGTCGTGGCGAATGAATGCCAGCAGACCGGTAATGTAGCCGCCGCTGAAATAGTAGGGCGCACAATTGCCGAACGCGCTCAGGCTATCGGTGTGGATACCGTGGCTTTTGATCGTTCTGGCTTTGCGTACCACGGCCGTGTTCGCGCGCTCGCCGACGCGGCTCGCGACGGCGGCCTCAAGTTCTAG
- the rpsM gene encoding 30S ribosomal protein S13 has translation MARIAGINLPIYKHTNIALTSIYGIGPTRADEICDAANVPVNTKVRDLTEGEVETLREQVGNHTIEGDLRREISMNIKRLRDMGCYRGIRHRRGLPLRGQRTKNNSRTRKGPPRPIRR, from the coding sequence ATGGCGCGAATTGCCGGCATTAACTTGCCGATCTACAAGCACACGAACATCGCGTTGACCTCTATCTATGGTATTGGGCCGACGCGTGCCGATGAGATTTGTGACGCGGCCAACGTGCCGGTTAACACTAAAGTTCGCGATTTGACTGAAGGCGAAGTCGAAACGCTCCGCGAGCAAGTCGGTAATCACACGATTGAAGGTGATTTGCGCCGTGAGATATCGATGAATATCAAACGGTTGCGTGATATGGGCTGCTACCGGGGTATCCGCCATCGGCGCGGTTTGCCGCTCCGTGGTCAGCGGACCAAGAATAACTCGCGAACCCGTAAAGGCCCGCCACGGCCGATCCGGCGCTAA
- the rplN gene encoding 50S ribosomal protein L14, which yields MIQTESVLGAADNSGARAMQCIKVLGGSHRRYARIGDIIKVSVKDAIPRGRVRKGQVMNAVVVRSRRGVRRGDGSVIRFDANAAVLLNNENQPIGTRIFGPVTRELRARFMRIISLAPEVL from the coding sequence ATGATACAAACCGAATCAGTACTCGGCGCAGCCGATAACAGCGGCGCGCGTGCGATGCAGTGCATCAAGGTTCTGGGTGGCTCGCACCGTCGTTACGCACGCATTGGTGACATTATCAAGGTCAGCGTAAAGGATGCGATCCCGCGTGGACGTGTGCGTAAGGGTCAGGTGATGAATGCCGTCGTAGTCCGCTCGCGACGAGGTGTGCGGCGTGGTGACGGCTCGGTAATCCGGTTCGATGCCAATGCTGCCGTTTTATTGAATAACGAGAATCAGCCGATTGGCACGCGTATTTTTGGTCCGGTGACCCGTGAGCTTCGCGCACGATTCATGCGAATCATTTCGCTGGCGCCGGAGGTTTTATGA
- the rpmJ gene encoding 50S ribosomal protein L36 gives MKVRASVKKICRHCKVIRRNGAVTVICDVNPRHKQRQG, from the coding sequence ATGAAAGTACGAGCATCTGTCAAGAAAATTTGTCGGCACTGTAAAGTAATCCGACGCAACGGCGCTGTTACGGTTATCTGCGACGTTAATCCGCGACATAAGCAGCGCCAAGGTTAG
- the rplE gene encoding 50S ribosomal protein L5, with the protein MSEQKQWSPRLQRTYRETIVPRLIEQFGYTNTMAVPALSKITLNMGLGEAVSDRKVIDSAMEELGLIAGQKPVMTRARKSEAGFKIRTGWPIGCKVTLRRARMYEFLDRLVNVALPRIRDFRGLSPKSFDGRGNYSLGVREQIVFPEIDYDRVDTLRGMDIVITTTAHNNAEARGLLDGFELPFRNS; encoded by the coding sequence ATGAGTGAACAGAAACAATGGAGTCCGCGTCTACAGCGGACCTATCGCGAAACGATCGTGCCGCGCCTAATCGAGCAGTTTGGATATACCAATACGATGGCCGTGCCAGCGTTATCCAAAATCACGCTGAACATGGGGCTAGGCGAGGCGGTTTCAGACCGTAAGGTCATCGACTCAGCCATGGAAGAACTTGGGTTGATCGCGGGCCAAAAGCCGGTGATGACCCGAGCGCGGAAGTCGGAGGCCGGTTTTAAAATTCGTACCGGTTGGCCGATTGGCTGCAAGGTGACACTGCGACGTGCCCGGATGTATGAGTTTCTCGATCGGCTGGTCAACGTTGCGTTGCCACGGATTCGGGATTTTCGCGGTCTCAGCCCAAAGTCGTTCGACGGGCGCGGGAATTACAGCCTCGGGGTGCGTGAGCAGATTGTCTTCCCGGAGATTGATTATGACCGCGTCGATACACTGCGCGGCATGGATATCGTTATTACGACAACAGCGCACAACAATGCCGAGGCCCGAGGGCTGCTCGATGGTTTCGAGCTGCCGTTTCGGAACAGCTAG
- the rpsQ gene encoding 30S ribosomal protein S17: MTDNGAAGNTRCQTGFVVSNRMDKTAVVVLERRTKHSLYKKYVRRSTRIKVHDEDNAAQIGDFVEVSESRPHARTKSWALVRVIERASQVGA; the protein is encoded by the coding sequence ATGACGGACAACGGCGCGGCAGGTAATACCCGCTGCCAGACTGGGTTCGTGGTCAGCAATCGAATGGATAAAACAGCGGTTGTCGTGCTTGAGCGGCGTACCAAACATTCGCTGTACAAGAAATATGTGCGGCGTAGTACGCGTATCAAGGTTCACGATGAGGACAATGCTGCGCAAATCGGCGATTTCGTAGAAGTGTCCGAGTCGCGGCCGCATGCGCGGACCAAAAGTTGGGCACTAGTGCGCGTAATTGAGCGTGCCAGTCAGGTTGGAGCGTAG
- the rplB gene encoding 50S ribosomal protein L2, producing MAIKRHRPTSPGTRFIASVRDNRLYKGAPYKPLTETKTRSGGRNAAGRMTTRRRGGGHEQRYRFIDFKRAKDGITATVERLEYDPNRSARIALVCYADGERRYVIAPRGLEVGHQIENGATAAIRPGNALPLANMPIGSIVHCVELRPGKGAQLGRTAGTGIRFAGRAGEFAVLRLKSGETRRVHINCRATVGEVGNSEHSLTQRGKAGASRWRGKRPTVRGVAMNPIDHPHGGGEGRTSGGRHPVSPWGWKTKGYKTRSNKRAENMIIRRQSKRKRR from the coding sequence ATGGCGATTAAACGACATAGGCCGACATCGCCGGGCACGCGCTTTATTGCTAGCGTGCGCGATAACCGGCTGTATAAAGGTGCGCCGTACAAGCCACTAACCGAGACAAAAACTCGGTCCGGTGGGCGCAACGCCGCTGGCCGCATGACGACGCGTCGTCGTGGCGGTGGTCACGAGCAGCGTTATCGCTTTATTGACTTCAAGCGCGCCAAGGATGGCATTACGGCCACGGTGGAGCGTTTGGAGTATGATCCAAACCGCAGCGCGCGTATTGCTCTGGTCTGTTACGCAGATGGTGAGCGGCGCTACGTTATTGCGCCGCGTGGCTTGGAAGTTGGTCATCAGATTGAGAATGGTGCGACCGCGGCGATTCGCCCAGGTAACGCACTGCCGCTGGCTAATATGCCGATCGGCTCGATCGTGCACTGTGTGGAGCTACGGCCGGGCAAAGGTGCGCAGCTTGGACGCACGGCTGGCACAGGTATCCGGTTCGCTGGGCGGGCAGGTGAGTTCGCTGTTCTGCGGTTGAAATCGGGCGAAACGCGACGTGTCCATATCAACTGTCGCGCGACAGTTGGTGAAGTGGGCAATTCGGAACATAGTCTTACCCAACGTGGCAAGGCAGGCGCGAGTCGGTGGCGTGGTAAGCGCCCGACGGTGCGCGGCGTGGCCATGAACCCGATCGATCACCCGCACGGCGGCGGCGAAGGTCGAACCAGTGGTGGTCGGCATCCGGTTAGCCCGTGGGGTTGGAAGACCAAGGGTTATAAGACGCGGTCCAATAAGCGGGCCGAGAATATGATCATTCGCCGGCAGTCTAAGCGCAAGCGGCGTTAA
- the secY gene encoding preprotein translocase subunit SecY gives MMPDAGKLSEVRSRLLFVIGAIVVFRVGTYIPVPGIDPQQLAQLFQQQQGTILDVGVMFTGGALKRLSILALGVMPYISASIIMQLLTATVPTLKEIKKEGEAGQRRITQYTRYGTVGLATFQSIGTGIALWNQGIAQSGISEFSFVFTTAVCLTTGALFLMWLGEQVTERGIGNGISILIFSAIVAGLPSAIGGTLNLVQSGELSIFFVIALLIGALAVLGFVVFVERGQRRIPVHHAQRQSGRRMYAERTQHLPLKLNMAGVIPPIFASSIILFPATVVRFFGQGGPIAQWVSNAIAPGQPLYVLFYSGMIVFFCFFYTALVFDSRETADNLKKSGAFIPGVRPGVQTANYIDTVLTRLTVAGAVYVALVCLLPELLILQYNVPFYFGGTSILIIVVVVMDFMSQLQAHLMSNQYSGVMQKSNLKTKRRTVSAR, from the coding sequence ATGATGCCGGACGCTGGCAAACTGAGCGAAGTTCGGTCGCGACTGCTGTTCGTGATCGGCGCTATTGTCGTGTTTCGAGTGGGTACTTATATCCCGGTGCCGGGTATTGACCCGCAACAGCTTGCGCAGCTTTTTCAGCAACAGCAAGGCACGATTCTCGACGTTGGCGTAATGTTTACGGGCGGTGCGTTGAAGCGCCTGTCGATTCTTGCGCTTGGCGTCATGCCGTATATCTCGGCGTCGATCATCATGCAGCTGTTGACGGCCACGGTGCCGACGCTCAAAGAGATCAAAAAAGAAGGTGAGGCTGGTCAACGACGTATCACGCAATACACGCGTTACGGTACGGTAGGGCTGGCGACTTTCCAATCGATTGGTACTGGCATTGCGCTTTGGAATCAAGGCATTGCGCAATCGGGTATCAGCGAATTCAGCTTTGTGTTCACGACAGCCGTCTGTTTAACCACGGGCGCGTTGTTTTTGATGTGGTTGGGTGAGCAGGTCACCGAGCGCGGCATTGGAAACGGTATATCCATACTGATCTTTTCGGCGATCGTGGCTGGTTTGCCATCGGCGATTGGCGGGACGCTGAATTTAGTCCAGTCGGGCGAACTCAGCATCTTTTTCGTGATCGCGCTGCTCATTGGCGCACTCGCAGTTCTCGGATTTGTGGTTTTTGTAGAGCGCGGGCAGCGTCGCATTCCGGTGCATCACGCCCAGCGCCAGAGTGGACGGCGCATGTACGCGGAACGTACCCAGCACCTGCCGCTCAAATTGAATATGGCCGGTGTGATTCCGCCCATTTTTGCGTCGAGTATTATCCTTTTCCCGGCAACCGTTGTACGGTTTTTTGGGCAGGGTGGACCGATCGCGCAGTGGGTCTCCAACGCGATAGCGCCAGGGCAGCCGCTTTATGTGCTGTTCTACTCCGGCATGATCGTTTTCTTCTGTTTTTTCTATACGGCGTTGGTTTTCGATTCGCGTGAGACAGCCGATAATCTGAAAAAGTCCGGTGCGTTTATACCTGGCGTTCGGCCTGGCGTTCAGACTGCGAATTACATCGACACTGTTTTGACTCGGCTAACGGTCGCTGGTGCGGTTTACGTCGCACTGGTTTGTCTATTGCCTGAATTGCTGATTTTGCAATATAATGTGCCGTTTTACTTTGGCGGCACATCGATACTGATTATCGTCGTGGTCGTGATGGACTTTATGTCCCAGTTGCAGGCGCACCTGATGTCGAATCAGTACAGCGGTGTGATGCAAAAAAGTAACCTCAAAACCAAGCGACGGACTGTATCGGCACGCTAA
- the rpsH gene encoding 30S ribosomal protein S8, which translates to MSMTDPIADMLTRIRNGQAAEHRAVSMPSSKLKTAVAKVLADEGFIRQYTTEAVDGKSVLRIELKYFQGDGVIERIERVSKPGLRVYRGKRDVPRVVGGLGVAVVSTSNGVMTDRQAREVGCGGEVLCYVA; encoded by the coding sequence ATGAGTATGACGGACCCAATCGCGGATATGCTGACGCGCATCCGTAACGGCCAGGCAGCCGAGCACCGGGCGGTGTCAATGCCATCGTCGAAGTTGAAAACCGCCGTTGCGAAGGTGTTGGCGGACGAAGGCTTCATTCGGCAGTACACGACCGAGGCTGTAGACGGTAAGTCGGTGTTACGCATCGAGTTAAAATATTTCCAGGGTGACGGCGTGATCGAACGTATCGAGCGCGTCTCGAAGCCCGGCCTCCGCGTTTATCGCGGCAAGCGTGATGTGCCGCGTGTCGTAGGTGGCCTTGGTGTTGCCGTGGTATCGACTTCGAACGGCGTTATGACTGATCGTCAGGCACGTGAAGTCGGCTGCGGTGGCGAAGTTCTTTGTTACGTCGCATAG
- the rpsS gene encoding 30S ribosomal protein S19, with translation MPRSIKKGPFIDVHLQRKVETAQNSGSKKPIATWSRRSMVTPDMIGLTINVHNGRRHIPVLVSENMVGHKLGEFAPTRTFKGHSGDRRS, from the coding sequence ATGCCACGTTCAATCAAGAAAGGGCCGTTTATCGACGTTCACTTGCAGCGCAAGGTCGAGACGGCACAAAACTCTGGATCCAAAAAACCGATCGCGACCTGGTCGCGGCGTTCGATGGTGACGCCCGACATGATCGGGTTGACGATCAATGTTCATAACGGGAGGCGGCATATCCCGGTTCTTGTGTCCGAGAACATGGTCGGTCATAAGCTGGGCGAGTTCGCGCCGACGCGGACGTTCAAGGGCCATTCGGGCGACCGTAGGAGTTAA
- the rplP gene encoding 50S ribosomal protein L16, with product MLQPNNLKYRKVQKGRNRGLARRGNEVSFGEFGLKATTRGRLTARQLEAGRRAFTRHIRRAGKTWIRVFPDKPVTGKPIEVRMGKGKGNVEYYVAPVQPGAMIFEIEGVSREVAREAFRLAASKLPVKTAFVERTVS from the coding sequence ATGCTGCAACCGAATAACCTAAAATACCGCAAGGTCCAGAAAGGGCGTAATCGTGGTCTGGCTCGGCGGGGTAACGAAGTAAGCTTTGGCGAGTTCGGTCTAAAAGCGACCACACGCGGCAGGCTTACGGCGCGGCAACTGGAAGCCGGGCGACGTGCATTTACGCGGCATATCCGCCGTGCTGGGAAAACATGGATTCGTGTATTCCCCGATAAGCCGGTTACCGGCAAGCCTATCGAAGTTCGTATGGGCAAGGGTAAGGGTAACGTCGAATACTATGTCGCACCGGTTCAGCCGGGCGCCATGATTTTCGAGATTGAAGGTGTGAGCCGCGAGGTGGCGCGCGAAGCGTTTCGCTTGGCAGCGTCGAAACTTCCGGTCAAGACAGCGTTCGTCGAACGCACGGTGTCGTAA
- the rplF gene encoding 50S ribosomal protein L6 has product MSRVGGAPVKLPDGVECQVAAGTVTVSKGDTVLSTELPRGVDLSVEAGEATMVSTARRKNAAMMGTARANVQNLVTGVTEGFVRRLQLVGVGYRVQASGNRLSLSLGLSHPAIYEVPDEISVEVPSATEIVLRGTDKQKVGHAAAEIRQFRPPEPYKGKGIRYADEYVIRKDPKKK; this is encoded by the coding sequence ATGTCTCGAGTAGGTGGTGCCCCGGTCAAGTTGCCCGACGGCGTTGAATGCCAAGTTGCTGCGGGTACGGTCACGGTCTCCAAGGGAGATACCGTGCTCAGTACTGAGCTTCCGAGAGGGGTTGATCTCTCGGTTGAAGCTGGTGAAGCAACCATGGTCTCAACCGCGCGACGCAAGAATGCGGCCATGATGGGTACGGCGCGCGCCAATGTGCAAAATTTGGTGACCGGCGTTACCGAAGGCTTTGTGCGGCGCTTGCAGCTCGTTGGTGTGGGCTATCGTGTGCAGGCGAGTGGTAACCGGCTTTCGCTTTCGCTTGGGCTGTCCCATCCAGCGATTTACGAAGTTCCGGACGAGATTAGCGTCGAAGTACCTTCGGCCACCGAGATTGTGCTGCGCGGTACGGACAAACAGAAGGTTGGTCATGCGGCGGCAGAAATCCGTCAATTTCGGCCCCCGGAACCGTATAAGGGCAAAGGTATTCGCTACGCCGACGAATACGTTATCCGCAAGGACCCGAAGAAGAAGTAG
- the rpsK gene encoding 30S ribosomal protein S11 produces MADSSTSQTSQSSATRGRRKVTDGVAFVYATFNNTIITIADQQGNVLSWCTSGTCGFKGSRKSTPFAAQVAAERAGEGAARYGVKNIEVRVKGPGPGREASVRSLNGYGFKVTNIVDTTPIPHNGCRPPKKRRV; encoded by the coding sequence ATGGCAGATTCATCCACGTCGCAAACGAGTCAGTCGTCGGCTACCCGTGGGCGCCGCAAGGTGACCGATGGCGTTGCGTTTGTTTACGCGACGTTCAATAACACCATCATCACGATCGCCGATCAGCAGGGTAACGTACTGAGCTGGTGTACATCGGGTACATGTGGTTTCAAGGGGTCGCGCAAATCGACGCCGTTCGCTGCCCAGGTCGCCGCTGAGCGAGCAGGCGAGGGTGCAGCGCGCTATGGCGTCAAGAATATTGAAGTCCGAGTAAAAGGGCCGGGCCCCGGCCGAGAAGCATCGGTGCGGTCTCTGAATGGCTACGGCTTCAAAGTTACGAATATCGTGGATACGACACCGATTCCGCATAACGGCTGTCGTCCGCCGAAGAAACGGCGTGTGTAA
- the rplO gene encoding 50S ribosomal protein L15: MYMNKLRPGPGARQSRKRIARGQSSDHGKTAGRGHAGQKSRSGGYKKVNFEGGQMPIQRRVPKRGFKAARATPTEIRLEQLNRFSGDIGLEELKNAGLMARGAASAKVIGSGELNSKVNLRGVAATGGARRAIEELGGEVSD; this comes from the coding sequence ATGTACATGAATAAACTACGGCCGGGGCCGGGCGCACGCCAGTCGCGTAAGCGAATCGCGCGTGGTCAATCCTCCGATCACGGCAAAACTGCGGGTCGTGGGCATGCCGGGCAGAAATCCCGTTCGGGTGGCTATAAAAAGGTTAACTTTGAAGGCGGCCAGATGCCCATACAGCGGCGGGTGCCCAAGCGTGGTTTCAAGGCCGCCCGGGCAACGCCGACCGAAATCCGCCTTGAGCAATTGAATCGTTTCAGCGGTGATATCGGGCTTGAGGAATTGAAAAACGCCGGTTTGATGGCGCGTGGCGCGGCCAGTGCGAAAGTCATTGGCTCTGGTGAGCTCAATTCAAAGGTTAACCTGCGCGGTGTCGCTGCGACTGGCGGTGCACGTCGTGCGATTGAAGAGTTAGGCGGCGAGGTTAGCGACTAA